A genomic stretch from Desulfotignum balticum DSM 7044 includes:
- a CDS encoding CBS domain-containing protein translates to MIPLKMKALLQKVLPDKMWQNRLIKDGPLRFMEFGPLDVDRLQRLGIRVDRLGPRLVVCMWDEDSPLEIGGFLVVDNLAMGQPAMGGTRMLPDVTPDIIHNLARGMTLKNAAAALPFGGGKSGIVRPEDLTPADRPAVITGFGRLLKRYRKIYIPGPDVGTNDADMKRFAIENGLNNAVSKPADMGGNRIDELGGAANGVVVAFKTLVKQLPRLKNLPQFRHLTLPSLKDQTILIQGFGAVGAHVARIFHEYDPHTPPVIKGISDAHGFLMNENGLPWQQLFDLWKQFGEVTRRYFHDTILHGTQNTDPRTIYSSCADNLLRESGFCLIPASPVSNYLDVDASSNPSMTVDRMGHWQMIVEGANTYSPDPAKKAARRHMERHVYRDKGVLIAKDFLVNSGGVIYAAHERMIPTPDDLLIPKDILGHSKKIDAWLHKNQEAFAQLAEIRRKAAVEKLETVIRNNMEELIDGLCKDADSLPCDVAETISIRRIASMEKTRTAKDVMEDAPTIGVDRQIADAARLLVKSRVSIVNVVSETGKLIGIVTNWDITRAMASHLPMDAPLTRVMTTDVIATGPDTPILDCVRMLENHEISAMPIVKKDRVAGIVSGDILAKKTLFRLLQTMD, encoded by the coding sequence ATGATTCCATTGAAAATGAAAGCCCTGCTGCAAAAGGTCCTGCCGGACAAAATGTGGCAGAACCGGCTGATCAAGGACGGCCCGCTCCGGTTCATGGAATTCGGCCCCCTGGATGTGGACCGGCTTCAGCGTCTGGGCATCCGGGTGGACCGTTTAGGTCCCCGGCTGGTGGTCTGCATGTGGGATGAGGACAGCCCGCTGGAGATCGGCGGGTTTCTGGTGGTGGACAACCTGGCCATGGGGCAGCCGGCCATGGGCGGCACCCGCATGCTGCCGGACGTTACCCCGGACATCATTCACAATCTGGCCCGGGGCATGACATTGAAAAATGCGGCCGCAGCCCTGCCCTTTGGGGGAGGAAAATCCGGTATTGTCCGCCCCGAAGATCTCACCCCGGCTGACCGGCCTGCCGTCATCACCGGATTCGGGCGGCTTTTGAAACGATACCGCAAAATCTATATTCCCGGCCCGGATGTGGGCACCAATGATGCGGACATGAAACGATTCGCCATTGAAAACGGGCTCAACAACGCCGTATCCAAACCCGCGGATATGGGCGGAAACCGGATCGATGAGCTGGGCGGGGCTGCCAACGGGGTGGTGGTGGCGTTCAAGACCCTGGTAAAACAGCTGCCCCGGCTTAAAAATCTGCCCCAGTTCCGGCACCTGACCCTTCCCTCCTTGAAAGACCAGACCATCCTCATCCAGGGATTCGGTGCGGTCGGGGCCCATGTGGCCCGGATCTTTCACGAATATGATCCGCACACGCCTCCGGTCATCAAGGGCATCAGTGATGCCCACGGGTTTCTGATGAATGAAAACGGTCTGCCCTGGCAGCAGCTGTTTGACCTGTGGAAACAGTTTGGTGAAGTGACCCGGCGCTATTTTCATGACACCATCCTCCACGGCACACAAAACACCGACCCCCGGACCATTTATTCCAGCTGTGCCGACAACCTGCTCAGGGAATCCGGGTTCTGCCTGATACCGGCGTCTCCGGTATCCAACTATCTGGATGTGGACGCAAGTTCGAACCCGTCCATGACCGTGGACCGGATGGGACACTGGCAGATGATTGTGGAAGGCGCCAACACCTATTCTCCTGATCCGGCGAAAAAAGCGGCCCGGCGGCACATGGAACGCCATGTATACCGGGACAAAGGGGTGCTCATTGCCAAGGACTTTCTGGTGAATTCCGGTGGCGTGATTTATGCGGCCCACGAACGCATGATTCCCACCCCGGATGACCTGCTGATTCCCAAAGACATTCTGGGACATTCTAAAAAAATCGATGCCTGGCTGCACAAAAACCAGGAGGCGTTTGCCCAACTGGCGGAAATCCGGCGGAAAGCGGCCGTGGAAAAGCTGGAAACCGTGATCCGCAACAATATGGAAGAACTCATTGACGGCCTGTGCAAGGATGCGGACAGTCTGCCCTGTGACGTGGCTGAAACTATCAGCATCCGGCGCATCGCATCCATGGAAAAAACCAGGACGGCCAAAGATGTCATGGAAGACGCCCCCACCATCGGTGTGGACCGGCAGATCGCGGATGCGGCCAGACTGCTGGTCAAATCCCGGGTATCCATTGTCAATGTGGTGTCTGAAACAGGCAAGCTCATCGGCATTGTCACCAACTGGGACATCACCCGGGCCATGGCCTCCCACCTGCCCATGGATGCGCCTTTAACCCGGGTGATGACAACAGACGTGATCGCTACCGGCCCGGACACCCCGATCTTAGACTGTGTCAGGATGCTGGAAAACCACGAAATATCAGCCATGCCCATTGTAAAAAAAGACCGGGTGGCAGGCATTGTTTCCGGAGATATCCTGGCGAAAAAAACCTTGTTCCGGCTGCTCCAGACCATGGATTGA
- a CDS encoding bifunctional phosphoribosylaminoimidazolecarboxamide formyltransferase/IMP cyclohydrolase PurH encodes MAKNVVEKVDDQVKINTLLVSVSDKSGLDTLIPGMIAVNPDLVILSTGGTFSRIKEILGPGADMHLQQVSDYTGQPETQGGLVKTLDFKIYLGLLTETYNQAHQADLVRTKARPIDMVVVNLYPFAQTIARPDMTLENARGNIDIGGPTMIRAAAKNFIRVASVTNPEDYSKILEKLTAGKGCLTLADRYDLAARAFAHTAAYDRAIADYLAGTAGTALLSCYQPGV; translated from the coding sequence ATGGCAAAAAATGTGGTGGAAAAAGTGGATGATCAAGTGAAGATCAACACCCTGCTGGTGAGCGTGTCGGATAAATCCGGGCTGGATACATTGATTCCGGGCATGATTGCCGTGAACCCGGATCTGGTGATCCTGTCCACGGGCGGTACATTTTCACGGATCAAAGAGATTCTGGGGCCCGGGGCCGACATGCATCTGCAACAGGTATCTGATTACACGGGCCAGCCTGAAACCCAGGGCGGTCTGGTAAAAACCCTGGATTTCAAGATTTATCTGGGATTGCTGACAGAGACCTATAACCAGGCCCATCAGGCGGATCTGGTGCGGACCAAAGCCCGGCCCATCGACATGGTGGTGGTCAATCTCTATCCTTTTGCCCAAACCATTGCCCGGCCGGACATGACATTGGAAAATGCCCGGGGGAATATCGATATCGGAGGCCCCACCATGATCCGGGCCGCTGCCAAAAATTTTATCCGGGTGGCATCCGTGACCAACCCGGAAGACTATTCTAAAATTCTTGAAAAACTCACCGCCGGCAAGGGATGTCTGACCCTGGCGGACCGGTATGATCTGGCGGCCCGGGCTTTTGCGCACACGGCCGCCTATGACCGGGCCATTGCCGATTATCTGGCCGGCACAGCCGGCACTGCACTTTTATCATGTTATCAACCAGGAGTTTGA
- a CDS encoding IMP cyclohydrolase, whose amino-acid sequence MSDDLKKMYKTIMDDHFPSRMEIAFVEENTRQTLFYEKVSWVIDGVEKGLRYGENPGQEAALYRLVNGNLTLGDAKTIQPGQHLVSDIELLQSGKHPGKTNLTDADNCLNILRYFTDTPCAVIVKHNNPCGAARAHSLEAAYTRAYMADRVAAFGGCIGLNRAVDKATAQAIASQYAEVVVAPEFEDGVLDILGARKNLRVIRIQAMDRLQRFVGERVVDFKSLMDGGVVAQWSFVPKALTREDLIPAVTDYQGQTFSVNRPPTDREYEDMLFGWLVESGITSNSVIYVKDNVTVGIGTGEQDRVGVAQIAVDKAYRKLADRYCFEQYQQSCADLKDEDKKQEINARVAEEKGGLTGAAMISDAFFPFRDGIDVGLSQGIKAVIQPGGSLNDYQSIQACNEYDAAMVFTGQRSFKH is encoded by the coding sequence ATGTCTGATGATCTTAAAAAAATGTATAAAACCATTATGGATGACCATTTTCCCTCCCGCATGGAAATCGCTTTTGTGGAGGAAAATACCCGGCAGACCCTGTTTTATGAAAAAGTGTCCTGGGTGATTGACGGGGTCGAAAAAGGCCTTCGCTATGGAGAGAATCCGGGCCAGGAAGCCGCATTGTACCGCCTTGTCAACGGCAACCTGACTCTGGGCGATGCAAAGACCATCCAGCCGGGACAGCACCTGGTGTCGGATATCGAGCTGCTCCAGTCCGGCAAGCATCCGGGCAAAACCAATCTGACGGATGCGGACAACTGCCTGAATATTCTGCGGTATTTCACCGACACCCCCTGTGCCGTGATCGTCAAGCACAACAATCCCTGCGGGGCGGCCCGGGCCCACAGTCTTGAGGCGGCGTATACCCGGGCCTATATGGCGGACCGGGTGGCGGCGTTCGGCGGATGCATCGGGTTGAACCGGGCAGTGGACAAAGCCACGGCCCAGGCCATCGCGTCCCAGTATGCCGAAGTGGTGGTGGCACCGGAATTTGAAGACGGGGTCCTGGATATCCTGGGCGCCCGGAAAAATCTGCGGGTCATCCGCATCCAGGCCATGGACCGGCTCCAGCGTTTTGTGGGAGAGCGGGTGGTGGATTTCAAAAGCCTGATGGACGGCGGGGTTGTGGCCCAGTGGTCATTTGTGCCAAAGGCCCTGACCAGAGAAGATCTCATACCGGCGGTGACGGATTATCAGGGGCAGACCTTTTCAGTGAACCGGCCGCCCACGGACCGGGAATATGAGGACATGCTGTTCGGGTGGCTGGTGGAATCAGGCATCACCTCCAACTCCGTGATCTATGTCAAAGACAATGTGACTGTAGGCATCGGCACGGGGGAGCAGGACCGGGTGGGCGTGGCCCAGATCGCTGTGGACAAGGCTTACCGCAAACTGGCGGACCGGTATTGTTTTGAACAATACCAACAGTCCTGTGCGGATCTGAAAGATGAAGACAAAAAACAGGAAATTAATGCCAGGGTGGCTGAAGAAAAGGGCGGATTGACCGGTGCGGCCATGATTTCAGATGCGTTTTTCCCGTTCCGGGACGGCATTGATGTGGGGCTGTCCCAGGGGATCAAAGCGGTGATTCAGCCCGGAGGCTCCCTGAATGATTATCAGTCCATCCAGGCCTGCAACGAATATGACGCAGCCATGGTGTTTACAGGTCAGCGCAGTTTCAAGCATTAA
- a CDS encoding ribonuclease catalytic domain-containing protein — MKIGTIVEYIDQQKIITAVILSEKKDKLKLLNENSREVSLSEKRLLHVSQVCLDVTQPRNHLINQLKATAQTRGQLSDQIDIFEIWEILYEESENIDLSAMTVFCFDPPLCCDHEAAVIRAVFYDRLYFKFNQNCFSPFTPAQVDAKKRQIQEAEKRDRLIQQGVAWLTAMQTEPEKSFDADPDVLECLKDYYLFGNDSVHASLARQMLKNAGLTTPDPLFQFFVRSKVWDVDENVDLLSLGVPTRFSPQVKAAGRLLSSLSSRVYQDQGRKDLTQVPLITIDGQSTLDYDDAISLENTDQGYRLGIHIIDVGAYIKSGDPIDMAARERASSIYMPDDKLPMLPADLSDDLCSLKQGEIRPAISTMIQMSRFFEIRDVQIIPSIIQVHHQMSYMEANLLNGKDDPITSLHKIATLLREKRLKAGAVQITLPEVNVWLEDNKEIRYAKVDRENPSRMLVSEMMIFANSLMAKFLADHQMPAVFRSQPPPSQRLFNGIETALLPNLMQRRHLSRAMVTTTPQPHSGLGVKAYTTATSPIRRYHDLLTQRQIKAVLGLNPAYSKKDLEEILQAVSVPMANAGRVQGARKRYWLLKLLESMRGDSVDALVLECHRDHYNILLKEFMLEARLPSSGLKLKQGDAIQVTVQHVDARRNQLSLFCV; from the coding sequence ATGAAAATTGGGACCATTGTTGAATATATTGATCAACAAAAAATCATAACAGCAGTAATATTAAGCGAAAAAAAAGACAAGCTCAAGTTACTCAATGAAAACAGCCGGGAAGTCAGTCTTTCTGAAAAAAGACTGCTTCATGTCTCACAGGTATGCCTGGACGTCACCCAGCCCAGAAATCATCTGATCAACCAATTGAAAGCCACGGCCCAAACCCGCGGGCAATTGTCCGATCAGATCGATATATTTGAAATCTGGGAAATTCTTTACGAAGAATCTGAAAATATCGACCTGTCCGCCATGACGGTTTTCTGCTTTGATCCCCCGTTGTGCTGCGATCATGAAGCTGCGGTGATCCGGGCGGTTTTTTATGACCGCCTGTATTTCAAGTTCAATCAGAACTGTTTTTCTCCGTTTACACCGGCACAGGTGGATGCCAAAAAACGCCAGATTCAAGAAGCGGAAAAACGAGACCGCCTGATTCAGCAGGGGGTGGCCTGGCTGACCGCCATGCAGACGGAACCGGAAAAATCCTTTGATGCAGATCCCGACGTTCTGGAATGCCTGAAAGACTATTACCTGTTCGGAAATGACAGTGTTCATGCATCTTTAGCCAGACAGATGCTGAAAAACGCCGGCCTGACAACCCCGGACCCCTTGTTTCAATTTTTTGTCCGATCCAAAGTCTGGGATGTGGATGAAAACGTGGATCTTTTGTCCCTGGGCGTTCCCACCCGATTTTCTCCCCAAGTCAAGGCGGCCGGCCGCCTTCTGTCATCCTTGAGTTCCCGTGTCTATCAGGACCAGGGCCGGAAGGATCTGACCCAGGTGCCTCTGATCACCATCGACGGCCAGTCCACCCTGGATTATGATGATGCCATCAGCCTGGAAAACACGGACCAGGGCTATCGTTTGGGGATCCATATCATTGACGTGGGGGCGTATATCAAATCCGGAGATCCCATTGATATGGCGGCCCGGGAGCGGGCCAGTTCCATTTATATGCCCGATGACAAGCTGCCCATGCTGCCCGCAGATCTGTCCGATGATCTGTGCAGCCTCAAACAGGGGGAAATCCGGCCGGCCATCTCCACAATGATCCAGATGAGCCGGTTCTTTGAAATCCGGGATGTCCAGATTATCCCCAGCATCATTCAGGTGCATCACCAGATGAGCTACATGGAAGCCAATCTGCTGAACGGCAAGGATGATCCCATCACCAGCCTTCATAAAATCGCCACATTGCTCAGGGAAAAACGGCTCAAAGCCGGTGCGGTCCAGATCACTCTGCCGGAAGTCAATGTCTGGCTCGAAGACAACAAAGAGATCCGATATGCCAAGGTGGACCGGGAAAACCCTTCCCGGATGCTGGTTTCGGAAATGATGATTTTTGCCAATTCCCTGATGGCCAAGTTTCTGGCCGATCATCAGATGCCGGCAGTATTCCGGTCCCAGCCGCCCCCCAGCCAGCGGCTGTTCAATGGCATTGAAACGGCACTTTTGCCCAATCTCATGCAGCGCAGGCATCTGAGCCGGGCCATGGTCACCACCACCCCCCAGCCCCATTCCGGTTTGGGGGTCAAGGCGTACACCACGGCCACTTCTCCCATCCGCAGATACCATGATCTGCTCACCCAGCGCCAGATTAAAGCGGTGCTGGGTCTGAACCCGGCCTATTCAAAAAAAGATCTGGAAGAAATTCTGCAGGCCGTGTCCGTTCCCATGGCCAATGCCGGCCGGGTTCAGGGCGCCAGAAAACGGTACTGGCTGCTCAAGCTGCTGGAATCCATGCGGGGAGACAGCGTTGATGCCCTGGTGCTGGAATGCCACCGGGATCATTACAATATTCTGCTCAAGGAATTCATGCTGGAAGCCAGGCTGCCGTCCTCCGGGTTAAAACTCAAACAGGGAGATGCCATTCAGGTCACGGTCCAGCATGTGGATGCCCGACGGAATCAGCTGTCTTTGTTCTGTGTGTAA
- a CDS encoding Smr/MutS family protein, producing the protein MGKKRKYKPPLVGPDEDLLKAFTRKSDTPRSFACKNTSPPVNRHGLPVVDQVFSDSCAGTGEKKCPPKAEDGPAQDFTALLASYLSRPPQKKQSIPSKPMPYHKRIKRYPPPEKDLDLHGFTALGAQLKARSFLTTCKLQGYFTVRIIVGKGLHSDLGPVLPDTIEDLLTRLKTQDIVLGFAWERKKKSRSGSVIVYLRQFSD; encoded by the coding sequence ATGGGAAAGAAAAGAAAATACAAGCCGCCGCTGGTGGGGCCGGATGAAGACCTGTTAAAGGCGTTCACCCGAAAATCCGACACCCCCCGTTCGTTTGCGTGCAAAAACACCTCCCCGCCCGTGAACCGCCATGGACTGCCCGTGGTGGACCAGGTGTTTTCCGATTCATGTGCCGGAACCGGCGAAAAAAAGTGCCCGCCAAAAGCCGAAGATGGCCCTGCACAGGATTTTACCGCGTTGCTGGCATCCTATCTGTCCAGACCGCCGCAAAAAAAACAATCAATACCTTCTAAACCCATGCCGTACCATAAAAGAATCAAGCGGTATCCGCCTCCGGAAAAAGACCTGGATCTGCATGGGTTCACCGCGTTAGGCGCCCAGTTAAAAGCCCGGTCTTTTTTGACCACCTGCAAACTTCAGGGCTATTTTACCGTGCGGATCATTGTGGGCAAGGGGCTGCATTCCGATCTGGGGCCGGTGCTGCCCGATACCATCGAAGACCTTTTGACCCGGTTAAAAACCCAGGATATTGTTCTGGGGTTTGCCTGGGAGCGTAAAAAAAAATCCCGGTCCGGTTCCGTGATTGTGTATCTTCGCCAGTTCAGCGATTAA
- the mltG gene encoding endolytic transglycosylase MltG: MKTRIIILLGVLIPAGLFFLVTGFWVWHTLHTPVKVDDKEIIFVIEPGQHLKQIAENLKSSGLIPNVLVFRAYARYQKAATRIQAGEHRLFTPASPAQILDQLLKARIKLYRLTVPEGLDMAETASVVAKTGMCEPDLFLALCRDPDVLADLGIPSHTMEGFLFPETYFFPKTITCRQIIEKMVTTFFSVYTPEWEKKADDLGFTLKEIVTLASMIEKEAGVASEQPLISSVFHNRLKKGMRLQSDPTVIYGDTTFEGRIRTRHLQRKTEYNTYQMHGLPKGPIANPGAKAIEAALFPAESDFLFFVSKNDKTHYFSKTLAEHNRAVRKYQINQ, encoded by the coding sequence TTGAAAACCCGTATAATAATCCTGCTGGGAGTCCTGATCCCGGCAGGATTATTTTTTTTGGTCACCGGCTTCTGGGTGTGGCATACGCTGCATACCCCTGTAAAAGTGGATGACAAAGAGATCATTTTTGTGATTGAACCCGGGCAGCACCTGAAGCAGATTGCCGAAAATCTTAAATCTTCAGGCCTGATTCCAAACGTGCTTGTTTTCCGGGCCTATGCCCGGTATCAGAAAGCCGCCACCCGCATTCAGGCCGGTGAACACCGGCTGTTTACACCGGCATCCCCTGCCCAAATCCTGGATCAACTGCTCAAAGCCCGGATCAAACTGTACCGGCTCACTGTTCCCGAAGGGCTGGACATGGCGGAAACCGCATCCGTGGTGGCGAAAACCGGCATGTGTGAGCCGGACCTTTTTTTAGCCCTGTGCCGGGATCCGGACGTCCTCGCAGACCTTGGCATCCCGTCCCACACAATGGAAGGATTTTTGTTTCCTGAAACCTATTTCTTTCCCAAAACCATCACCTGCCGTCAAATCATCGAAAAAATGGTGACCACGTTTTTTTCCGTGTACACGCCAGAGTGGGAAAAAAAAGCAGATGATCTGGGATTCACCCTCAAAGAAATTGTCACCCTGGCCTCCATGATTGAAAAAGAAGCCGGTGTGGCATCGGAACAGCCGTTGATCTCATCGGTGTTCCACAACCGGTTGAAAAAAGGCATGCGCCTGCAAAGTGATCCCACTGTGATTTACGGGGATACAACATTTGAAGGCCGGATCCGGACCCGGCATCTGCAAAGAAAAACCGAATACAACACCTACCAGATGCACGGCCTTCCCAAAGGCCCCATTGCCAATCCCGGGGCAAAAGCCATTGAAGCGGCCCTGTTCCCGGCTGAAAGCGATTTTCTGTTTTTTGTGTCCAAAAATGATAAAACCCACTATTTCTCCAAGACTTTGGCAGAACACAACCGGGCCGTCAGAAAATATCAGATCAACCAGTGA
- a CDS encoding electron transport complex protein RnfA, which translates to MEYFEIAISCIFINNILLAQFLGNCPFLGTSKKMETAVGMSMAVVFVLVMAGVITWCLDTYLLKTLNVEYLRTLSFILVIASLVQFVEMFLKKSIPGLYAGLGIFLPLITTNCAVMGACLLNISNEYTFTKALVSSFAYAVGFGLALILFAGVRERINLGRIPKPLQDTSIGLITAGIIALTFTSFRGMV; encoded by the coding sequence ATGGAATATTTTGAAATTGCCATCAGCTGTATTTTCATCAACAACATCCTCCTTGCCCAGTTTCTTGGCAACTGCCCCTTTCTGGGCACATCCAAAAAAATGGAAACCGCAGTGGGCATGTCAATGGCCGTGGTATTTGTACTGGTCATGGCAGGAGTCATTACCTGGTGTCTGGACACCTATCTGCTCAAGACCCTGAATGTGGAATATTTAAGAACCCTGTCATTCATTCTGGTCATTGCCTCTCTGGTCCAGTTTGTGGAAATGTTTTTGAAAAAGAGCATCCCGGGCCTGTATGCGGGCTTAGGAATTTTTCTGCCCCTGATCACCACCAACTGTGCGGTCATGGGTGCCTGTCTGCTGAATATCAGCAATGAATATACATTTACCAAAGCACTGGTGTCATCCTTTGCCTATGCTGTCGGATTCGGCCTGGCCCTGATTCTGTTTGCCGGGGTCCGGGAACGGATCAATCTGGGCCGGATACCCAAACCGTTGCAGGACACTTCCATCGGTCTGATCACCGCAGGCATCATTGCTCTGACTTTTACCTCTTTCAGGGGAATGGTGTAA
- the rsxE gene encoding electron transport complex subunit RsxE, whose protein sequence is MAQSLAKEFTKGLWAELPPFRLVLGLCPVLAVTKTVENGIGMGVATTFVLVFSNLLVSLLRNIIPPKVRIACYIVIIATFVTIVELVMQAYTYPLFLKLGIFIPLIVVNCIVLGRAEAFASKNNPVMAIADGLGIGIGFTLSLAALGAVREFLGAGTITIWGGNPVFAMPESFHAFSFMVEAPGAFVALGLMLACMNLIGSK, encoded by the coding sequence ATGGCACAATCTTTGGCAAAAGAATTTACTAAAGGGCTGTGGGCTGAACTGCCTCCTTTCAGACTTGTGCTGGGTCTCTGCCCGGTGCTTGCCGTGACCAAGACGGTTGAAAACGGCATCGGCATGGGAGTGGCCACCACATTTGTGCTGGTTTTTTCCAATCTGCTGGTGTCGCTGCTGCGGAACATCATCCCGCCCAAAGTCCGGATTGCCTGCTATATTGTCATTATTGCCACATTTGTCACCATTGTGGAACTGGTCATGCAAGCCTATACCTATCCCTTGTTTTTGAAACTGGGAATTTTTATTCCCTTGATCGTGGTCAACTGCATTGTACTGGGAAGAGCAGAAGCCTTTGCCAGCAAAAACAATCCGGTGATGGCCATTGCAGACGGACTGGGTATCGGTATCGGCTTTACACTTTCCCTTGCCGCCCTGGGTGCCGTGCGGGAGTTTCTGGGTGCCGGCACGATTACCATCTGGGGAGGAAATCCCGTGTTTGCCATGCCGGAAAGCTTTCACGCATTCTCCTTTATGGTGGAAGCCCCTGGAGCGTTTGTGGCCCTGGGACTGATGCTGGCATGCATGAACCTCATAGGCAGCAAATAA
- the rnfG gene encoding RnfABCDGE type electron transport complex subunit G: MREMISMIVVLTALTAISGGLLAAVKTGTEVKIEEQVLKFQKAPAIEEIFPDAANDPIMERFNLQAGDSLVQIFPAKMADGSQAVAFETKGKGGYGGDVGLMVGIKLDNDQIVAARVTTHAETPGLGARAKDDPTFVSQFTDKPLDANLALKSDNGSIDAMSGATITSRAVTLAAIQAQNLYKNLKPEILKQMP; this comes from the coding sequence ATGCGTGAAATGATAAGTATGATAGTGGTATTGACCGCTTTGACCGCCATTTCCGGCGGTCTTCTGGCCGCAGTAAAAACAGGCACGGAAGTCAAAATTGAAGAACAGGTGCTGAAGTTCCAGAAAGCCCCGGCCATCGAAGAAATTTTTCCTGATGCCGCCAATGATCCGATCATGGAACGGTTCAATCTTCAGGCAGGGGACTCCTTAGTTCAGATATTTCCTGCAAAAATGGCGGACGGGTCACAAGCCGTTGCTTTTGAAACCAAGGGCAAAGGCGGATATGGCGGAGATGTCGGCCTGATGGTCGGCATAAAACTGGACAATGACCAGATTGTGGCGGCCAGGGTCACAACCCATGCGGAAACGCCGGGACTGGGTGCCCGGGCAAAGGATGATCCCACATTTGTCTCCCAGTTTACAGACAAACCCCTGGATGCCAACCTGGCCCTGAAATCAGACAATGGCTCCATTGATGCCATGTCCGGTGCCACCATTACATCCAGGGCTGTGACCCTGGCAGCCATCCAGGCCCAGAATCTTTACAAAAACCTGAAGCCCGAAATTTTAAAGCAGATGCCATAA
- a CDS encoding RnfABCDGE type electron transport complex subunit D codes for MNNTKLTVSHAPFWHDGDSLFQMNLNILLALLPAAVYGIIQFGAPALGVMALSTSCAMLWEIVVNRVAKQSFTIGDLDAAVIGLLFGMMLPAVTPWWLIVVGTFVAVVIGKSIFGGIGANPFHPALVGMAVLMLSWKLFFDFDTAYVNYLFDFTALTPLAAVKSQGAGAADLFSLSDLIWGREFGGAGTTFGLGLIIGGIYLILRGYIRWELSISFIAGILITAAIFYLSSPDNYAGPLFHLFSGYTLLGAFFLITENSSSPVNRIPMLIYGFLGGFMIILMRNVGSYADGTVLAILLVNLVNPLVDNIRPKALGRGINNA; via the coding sequence ATGAATAATACCAAACTCACCGTTTCCCATGCACCGTTCTGGCATGACGGAGACAGCCTGTTCCAAATGAACCTGAACATCCTTCTGGCCCTGCTGCCCGCTGCAGTATACGGCATCATCCAATTCGGGGCACCGGCCCTGGGTGTCATGGCGCTGTCAACCTCCTGCGCCATGCTCTGGGAAATTGTGGTAAACCGTGTTGCCAAACAATCTTTTACCATCGGTGATCTGGATGCGGCGGTCATCGGGCTGCTGTTCGGCATGATGCTGCCGGCCGTTACCCCCTGGTGGCTGATTGTGGTGGGTACTTTTGTGGCCGTGGTGATCGGCAAATCAATTTTCGGCGGCATCGGTGCCAACCCCTTTCATCCTGCCCTGGTAGGCATGGCCGTGCTCATGCTTTCCTGGAAACTATTTTTTGATTTTGACACGGCTTATGTGAATTATCTGTTTGATTTTACCGCGCTGACCCCTCTGGCAGCCGTAAAATCTCAAGGGGCGGGTGCTGCTGACCTGTTTTCGCTTTCAGACCTGATCTGGGGCAGAGAATTTGGCGGGGCCGGGACCACGTTTGGTCTGGGGCTGATCATCGGCGGTATTTACCTGATACTGCGGGGATATATCAGATGGGAACTTTCCATATCATTTATAGCCGGGATCCTGATCACAGCCGCTATTTTTTATCTGTCCAGTCCGGATAACTATGCCGGCCCCCTGTTTCACCTTTTCTCCGGCTACACGCTGCTGGGGGCTTTTTTCCTGATCACTGAAAACTCATCATCGCCTGTGAACCGGATACCCATGCTCATCTATGGGTTTCTGGGCGGATTCATGATTATCCTCATGAGGAATGTGGGATCCTATGCAGACGGCACAGTCCTGGCCATTCTGCTGGTCAACCTTGTAAACCCCCTGGTGGACAATATCAGACCGAAAGCTTTGGGAAGGGGAATAAACAATGCGTGA